In Prionailurus viverrinus isolate Anna chromosome D1, UM_Priviv_1.0, whole genome shotgun sequence, the DNA window TGGGCTCTAGAATCAGATTACCTGGGACTGAATCCTGATTCAAAAATTTACTATCTCTGTAGccctgaaagttttttttttttaatatattcactgaCCCTCAGAACCCgtatttataaaatgagtataTTAGGAGTCTACTTCTTTGAAActcttctgaaaattaaataaattagtaaatattaaatgcTTATAAGGGTGCCTGGAACATATTACCATGTTCACCCTGCTAACAGAGATGCCATTTGCCCCTTAAATCTGATTGGTTGTTCTACTTGGATCTTGAATCCTCTCTTTTATTACAAATCTTCCTAAACTTAAAGACAGTTGGCTGGAACCTTACTACAATTCTTAGTtctttctggtttgttttctaaTTGACAACATGTGAAAATCTTAACCTCAGCCAACTTTAGGAGCCAAGCCATTTATGAACATGTTTGGGATTGAGGATAATTTCCTTTGTCTCTTGAATATTGCTTGGATTTCTCTGTGGGGAGTCCATCTACATGATTGGATTTTTTAGTACTAGCTGCTGCAGTTGGAATTGTGACTGAAATAAGACTGAAGATTTAAAAGCTCAGATGCCAGAACAAGACTCTAGGGCTTTGGATTCCAATACTGGTAAATGATATCTGTGTGACTAGTAAGTTACTTTGCATTTCTAcacttcaatttccttatctgtaaaatagagattgAAAATATACTTCCTCATAGGAttatcatgaagattaaataaactaacacatataaagtacttagaactaTGCCAGACTcatagtaagcattcagtaagTGTTAGTCATTATCATCAGACACAGCTGGAACTCCTTGGTTGAAGAAGGCAGACTTGTAATAATATTGTCTTCATCAGGTCTCCATCTCAGGTCCTATATTTCTCTTAGTTTAGGTTCCTGAAAGAAGAGGCTAAGAAAAGAACTTTGGTGCAGATAGCTTATTGGAAAAGTGATTCCAGGAAGTGGTATAAGGAAACAGTAagagtgagacaggaaacaactAAACACCAATGAAGTTTGGATTATTGAAGTTGATACTCTAGACCATGCATTCTGTATGGGAGCAATGTAAATCCCAAAGTtcttagaagaagagagaaatgttaGACATCGCAATGGTTTGTGGTCCTCTAGAGGGCTGCAGTATATAAATAGATGTACAGTATATCTGTGCTATTCAAATTTCATTCTGAGTTCATCtaaaacaaaattctgaaaaagtCCTTTAGGgactataataataatgataatagtaatagtaataataataaacatggcACAGACAGTGGGGACTTAACTCCATAGAGCTCAACCTGTAAGAATCATACAGAGTGCTTCCCAGAAATACCTGGTGTCTTTATTCATCAATTTTCCTTTGCGCTCTGGTTAAATATTGCCTTTGGGGCATTAACTTGCCCATACTTCAACATCTTGGGCAGAATGCTAAAAGACAAGGTGGGGCACTCTTGATGTAGAATGTCAGCAGTGCCAAGCAAGTCAGAATTGTCCACTACAGCTGATGCTAAGGTCAGAGGTGAGCTGAAACTGGGCATTATGGAGTAGTAAAATTCACTAATATCTAGTTCAGAAGTTTAAGCTCCTGCTTattagtggctttttttttttcttgaataggGCCTTGGCCACTGAAGTCTTATTATGTTACAGTTCTGAATGTCACATTTTTTCATgatacttttccttttaatcatGTGAAATATTTATACAAGGGCCAGGATTATGATCCATgggtgtatatttttcttttcttcctttaccttGTTTGGATTGCTACTTTAGAGGcctcttttaaaaatgctatggaaggggtgcctgggtggctcaggtggttaagcatctgactcttgactttggctcaagtcatgatctcacagttggtgagatcgagccccacatcagcctgtATGCTGACagccagagtctgcttgggattctgtctttcttctctctctgctccacccatCATCCCCactgctcacacattctctctctgtctcaaaataaataaacattaaaaaaaataaaaaataaagatgctacGGAAAAAAGGGCAGAACTAATAGCTGCAGTTTATCTGTTGGCTTTGAAACCATATTTGAAACTCCTACTCTATTATGAACAAATTTATTATTGACCTCTGTGTTTTGATTTtgaattataaaagcaaaagtgGTTTTATTGACTAAACAAGTTCGCCTCATTCTCAGACTGCTAATCCaggtaaatacaaaatatttattgagaataaaaaaattaaattgatccAAAGACAATTCCCCAATAAAACTTCACAGTAATTTAGCAATATGTAAGTATGTTGATATCAGGATTAGTTGAGAAGCCATTTCAAGTAGGATACTCAGCCTACCAAATGGATCAAGCAAAGAAAGATGTGCTTAAAAACTATGTAACAGCAATATGCATCCTAATGCCAACTGGCACCTACCAGGAAGCATCTGAAAACAAATAGTCCAACAAGGTGAACTTGTTATCATTGTGCTTGTTTATAAAGATTGTGAAAACTGAACATTCAGAAtgcatgtgttttctttctgatgACAGGTAAACAGGAATAAACATTAATGGGAGAAGGAAACCAAACTTCTGTGGCTGAATTTATCTTGCTGGGACTTTCACAGGATCCAAAGATCCAGATCCTGCTGTTCTGTGTTTTCCTTACCATTTACCTTCTCTCTGTGTTTGGAAACCTGCTTATAATAATCATTCAAAGTGACTCTCGACTTCacacttccatgtactttttcctcaAAAACTTGTCCTTTGCTGACCTCTGTTTCTCTACAAGCATTGTTCCTCAGATGTTGGTCCACTTCCTCGTAAAAAGGAAAACCATTTCCTTTGCTGGATGCTCACTGCAGATAATTGTCTTCCTTTTAGCAGGGTGTACAGAGTGTGCACTTCTGGCAGTGATGtcctatgaccgctatgtggctGTCTGCAAGCCCCTGCGTTATTCCACTGTCATGACGCAGAGGGTTTGTGTCCAGTTGGCCATAGTGTCTTGGATCAGTGGGGCATTTGTATGTTCAGTGGACAGTGCATTTACACTGTGTCTCCCCTACCAGGGACAAAATATaattaatcattatttttgtgAACCTCCTGCACTCCTGAAGCTGGCTTCAGCAGACACCTACAATGCTGAGATGGCTCTCTTTTCAATGGGTGTGATTATCCTCTTAGCACCTCTCTCCCTCATCCTTGTCTCCTACTGGCATATTATCTCAACAGTGATTCAGATGCAGTCAGAGGAGGGGAGGCTCAAGGTCTTTTCTACCTGTGGCTCTCATCTCACTGTTGTGGTTCTCTACTATGGCTCTGGAATATTTGCCTACATGAGACCCAATTCCAAGACAATGAATGAAAAGGATCAGGTCATCTCTGTGTTCTATTCAGTTATGACTTCCATGTTGAACCCCATAATTTATAGCCTGAGGAACAAGGACGTGAAGGGTGCTCTCAGGAGGCTGGTTGGAAGATAGTCTGCCTTCAGAGGCAGTGATTTCTGACATTTTTCTTAAGCACTTGGAAGATTATGACTGACAACAATAGCTCTACTACTAtccttgtcctttctttccctcGCTTTATATGCTCCAGTTGATTTTTCTTCTCCACACATATTCATTAAATGCGTATTCAGTGCAAGCACTGTGTCTAGAACCTCACAATATGTAAAAGTTTGTGTCTTCCTTAAAAGGTTTCCTTACCTCTGGGTCAACAGAGTCATGTTCTGTCTTgtactcttttgttttcttatggtcTCTTTTTGTAGTTCTTTCCTGAGGGAAATATTTTCCTAGCAAAGTAAACTCACCGTTGAAATGTTGGACCAAGGGAACAAATGGATTAATCTCCCTGAACATATTTCTAGCATCCTTCACCTACTAATGAGCTGGAAAACCCAAGTTGTCATACAGTCACCTGTGGGCTTGCTGAGGTTCTGTTTCCACGTTTCTGACTAAATCAACAGTGACTGGTTAAAAAGTCAGCATTCTTTCCAGACATAAGGATGTCTTATGAGATATACCCATAGATGCATTATCTCAAACTGCCTTATTTCTAGTTAAAAGTGATTGAATCCTATAGAGTTTCTGTAACTTTCAGGCCCTCCTTGGCAATGAATTTAACTGTACTGCGTGATGACCCTTTCTAAagcattcctttcttctttctcttttctccttcctccattttttttttgtggatgaTTTTGTGCATAGTGTGTACAGGTATGAAAGAGTGTGCAAGTATGTACAGTTGtctgcatgtgtatgtgtgtctgttgTCTGTGACATGTAAGCTTGACTATGTAGAATTCTCTACCAATATTATTGAGTTGGATTTCTTCTCACCCCTTTACTAAGTACTATATTATCTTAGGCCAGTCTCACCTGTCCCCTAATTATTTTCCATGCCCTCCTAAGTTTTGTAGCTGTCTGCTACAATGAGTAGCAGAATAAGTTTGAGAGTGATTTCAAATTTATCACTTTGTTCTGGAGGGAGTAGAGAATACAGGTGAATTCAAcctcagaaaataaaagtaaatgtttccttttttgattATGAAAGGAATAATGTGagagtattaaaaaacaaaatcacacataATTCCCCCTCAAGGAATAAGTCCTGTCAACATGTCAATTTTATCctttcagatttctctctctctttctctctctctctctctctctctctctctgtctctctctcatctctttctCAAGAACGCATGCAGTGTTGGCgaggtaataaaaattaaaattgcttcATGTACGTGAAGAACTTGAATAAGTCTCATTGCTTTGAATGGGGTTTCTTTTTCCTGATACATTTCACTAACCCCCCAGTGAAAAGAATCTGAATAAAGATCCTGCCAACCTTCTTCCTAATGGATATGAATCTGTAGAAGACTATGTTAGCCCAGTAGGTTAGAGTACAATAGCATATTTAAACCATTTATAGAAAGTTTGGGGTTTGATAATAGGGGCAGGAGCTCCAAAATGTCATTACAAGATTTGGTACTGAAAGTGGCTGGTGTGAACAACCACCAGAAATATTTTGGACAGGAAAAATTAATCAATGAATTAAGGTGAGATTGGCAAATTGGGGCtgggtagaaggaaagaaaagagagaaaagccaaaGTAAAAGACGTAAGTCCAAGATCTAGGTGTCAGTAGGTTTGGCTTCTCCTGAGTCCTCTCTACTTAGTTTGCATATGGCAagcttttctctgtgtcctcacagggcctTTCCTCTGTGTACTTGTACCCCATATATCTCTTTGggtgtccaaatttccttttcttataaggacgcCCCTCAAATTAGATGAGGGCCCACCATAATGACAAAGTTTAACCTAATCACATCTTTAAAGGCCCGATCTTCATTAGCTGGTCACATATGACTCCCCCTTAATAGTTTTTCCTCTGTTGGGAGGTCGCTTTTAAGCCTACCAAGTGGTTCTATTGGCCTGAGTCCCTTTTACAGAGACTTGGCTAATTCTCTTCCATAGGATTCACATATGGCCAAGTGGAGTCATGCTTGTTCCTATTTCATTAAATTCTGGGAGTGTGGAATGCTGTCTCTTCTCTTCAACCAGGGAGACTATACCAGTCCATAATTGAcctttagattttttatttgtgaaGAAGGTACTTGTTCTAACATTAATCAAATTCCAGATTAGACACAAAAGTACTTTTGAAGTTCTTGTCACTTGAGGTGAGGGGAAGCACCTTATTTTCTCATGGAAGGAAGAgtaaaaatatcttcaaagtaTTCCTCTCCACCAGCTTGCAACTATCTCTATTTTATACCATAGTAGGGTTTAAGGTTTATTGCCTATAAATCATctattcatcacttccatataagtTTTCCCTAATGTTTGGAATTTGGAGGTACATGAAAAATGCCTCCATGGATTTTAGGTAATATTTCTGTTCTATTAAATTAGTATACATGCAATAATCTAGCTGAAATTCTAGGAAATTCAGTCAAGTagtaccatttaaaaataatgtaccgtgttatatttatttactctCCATGACACTCATTattcaaccattttttaaatctcctcatCATTTTGTACATTCTAGTAAATATAAGACTATACCTTTCAGCAATGTCatttatcttaaatattattGTCTTACAATATAGCAGTTAGGTCAATGCCTTCCACATATGCTTGTGACCCTTATCGTTTCAGGGCGGTTTGACTTCCACTAGCAACTATAAGCATCTTTTGCATCCAGACTTTCTTTGGCCGATATGCCAGTTCTGCTCACATGCGCAGAAGGCCTGAGGTCCAGGGAATTAATGCCCCCTGCAGCAACCAGGACTTAATGGATGATTGGTGACAGTTGGTGTCTCAATACCCCAGATCCCTCACACCTTAGGTGCGATATACGTCTGAGGTACATGTTCTACTCTTCTTTCTCAGAGTTCTCCAGGAGGATTAAGATCCAGTTGCCCATAGTAACTTGCTTGATGACAAAacctttatttgttcttttgctttcctGTCCCACTTCCCCATCCTATTAGTTTTAAACTATAATCACTCCCTAAATGAACTTTTTTCATTCAAATCCTTGCTCATGGTCAACTTCTGAGGGACCCAGACACACTCATTGTTTATAAATTATGTTTCCCCTGCTACAAATTGTTTCAGCTGCATGCTATCTGCTCAGTCCTTTGATGTTAATTAAAAACTGTATCCTCTGGGTGTCTGAATTAAGGaggtaaagaaagggaaaatatggGGGAAAACTCTGACTTGGACTAGCTTCTGTACCATTAGatgatatttttccattttctggtcTGGGAAACCTCTTTATTTTggaattaaacataaataaaacttagccTAAATTATTTGGGTATATCAAGTTTTAAATTCCCAAGTTTGAAGCAaaacttgttatttatttttttaatttttaaaaatgtttatttatttttgagagagagagagagacagagcactagcaggggaggggcagagagacagagagacacagaatctgaagcagactccaggctctgagctgcaagcacagagcccgatgcggggctcaaactcatggaccatgaaatcatgaccagagctgaagtcagacactcaactgattgaaccacccagatgccccaaaacttgttttttaatatattctttgttAAAATATAGAGTTGGTGAACATTTCTTCTAAATCTTGTCCTATAACTTTTCTTATCTCTAGTTTACTGACCTGAAGTCAGCTTTAAGATACACTTATAtcttcatgaatattttatttgtttgtttatttatttatttactttcttgttACCAGACCAAATATTGAATTTAACAACAATTATAGAGTAAAGGTACTATATAGAGATTGCCAAATTGGATTATAGATAATTGTTActatttactgttattttaaaaaaaattaaatatttattattgaggtatatagctgacatacaatgttatattagtttcaggtgtacaacatagtgatccagcaattctatacattactcagtgctcaccacaaaaTATAGTCACCATCTGTTACCGTACAATGTtactaaaatattattgactatattccctatgctgtactttccatctccttgacttacttattttacaactgaaaatttgtacctcttaattctcttcacctattttgcccatccctcaactcccctcttctctggcaactgtcagtttgttctctatatttatgtgtctgttttttttaagtttatttatttttgagaaaggaggggaagggcagagagagggagaaacatgatcctaagcagactccacactgtcagcacagagccagatgtggtttctatctcatgacccatgagaccatgaccggaGCTAACACcgagagttgatgcttaaccgactgaaccactcaggtgccccatgagtctgggttttgtttgtttgttcatttgttttgcttcttagaTTTCATATACAggtgaaatcatatttgttttcTGGTATTTGTTGCTggtatttgtttctctgtctgatgtatttcacttagcacaataccctctaggtccacccacgttgcaaatggcaagatgccattttttatggcagaataatcTATcactatatagatatatatcacatattttttgtatccatttatctgtggatggacacttgggttgcttccatcatCTGGgcattatttatatatctttttgagttagtgttctcatttatttggataaatatccCTACTGGAATTATCAGATCATATGCTATTTCTATctctaatttttttgagaaacctctatactgttctccacagtggttgcatccatttacactcccaccaatagtgtatgagggttcccttttctccacatcctcaccaacacttgatacTGCTTGTcattttgatactagccattctgactcgtgtgaggtgatatcttattgtggttttgatttgcatttctctgataattagggacattcagcatcttttcatgtgtctgttgggtACCTgtgtgtgttctttggaaaaatcccagacaaagctggaggtatcacaatcctagatttcaagatatactacaaagtcatagtaaccaaaacagtatggttctggcacaaaaatagacacatagatcaatagaaaagaatagagagccAGAAACAAACTCATATTATTCATCTATGACAAATGCggcaagaatatataattgagaaaagacagccttttcattaatggtgctgggaaaactggatagctacatgcaaaagaatgagagtGGACTACATTCTTTTACCAGCACagaaatacactcaaaatggattagaaacCTAAATATGAGATCTGAccataaaagtaaaagaaacataggccataatctcttggacatcagccttagcaacataaGCTACTCTGATATGACTCCTCagacaagggaagcaaaagcaaaaataaactattgggactacgccaaaataaaaagcttctgcacaatgacagaaaccatcaacaaaacaaaaatgcaacctagtgaatgggagaagatacttgcaaatgatgtattcaataaggggttaatataaaaaatatataaatagcttacacagctcaacaccaaaaaaaaaaaaaaaagacaatttgattaaaaaatgagcagagggcCTGAATACACGTTTTTGCCCCATGGATATTTTAGTTGGAATTTGACAGCAGCTGTGGTAGAAACCTTCATTTATTCACTCCTTTAttaatttagcaaacatttattgagtacatttATGCAGTTACCATGCTATGAGCTAGAAATGTGACTGGGAACAAAACAGACTAGTTCCTGCCCTTCTGGATTATGCTAGCATGGTGTGCTACCAGATTAACACAgagatcagaagaaaaaaaaatattcctgctAGTATGGAACGAAAAAATCTTTAGCCTTTTTACaccaaaagaaaaggaatgtggGAATTTGGTGAGTTTAAAACAAACCCAGTAACACAAAATAGTATGTATTACAGTATTTGGCAAAGAAGATTTTGGTGATCTTGAGACAAAGTAGGTCAGTTCAGTCAAGTAGGGCACTTGGCAGGAGGTGATACAAATGGGCCGAGGAATACAATGCAGAGGTGAAGTGTGCCACAAGGTGTGCCATGAAGTGAAGTCTGAGCCATAAAAACACCTACACTTGATGCCATAGGATCTCTTTCCTTTCAGACTACCCAGAATGGAGAGTATTATTGTCAACCTGGGAATCACCTACTGAAGATGTTGTAGGCTCCACCAAATGAAAAGCCTGGATCCCCACCCAACCCCATAGAAGAGAGCAATTAAGGACAGCTCCCTAAATAAGAAATATGCATTGAACTGTTACCTGTGtgagaaatacaattttattggGTTATGCTActgttatttctgggttttctgggCAAATGTTCTCTTCGTGTATAATGAATGAGCAATTAAAGTAGCAGTAGACCCAATTAttataaatgctttttgaaaaaatatatggcaAAAAATGGGAGGCATTTAGAGAGATagtccaaaggaaagaaaatccaaattgtTGTTTGTCTGAACAGGGAGATCTTGATCATATCTGGAAGCTGATGAGGTAGCAGGAAGAGCTTACAAAACAAGAACATGTATACAATGGAGCACACGAGACAGGCAATGAACATGAGAATTCAGAATCAAGGTAACAATTACAGAAGATATTGTGGGAGTGTCCTAGAGCTGACACAAAACCTACTTTAAGATCTGGGGCAGAACACTGACCAGGAA includes these proteins:
- the LOC125177051 gene encoding olfactory receptor 2D3-like, producing the protein MGEGNQTSVAEFILLGLSQDPKIQILLFCVFLTIYLLSVFGNLLIIIIQSDSRLHTSMYFFLKNLSFADLCFSTSIVPQMLVHFLVKRKTISFAGCSLQIIVFLLAGCTECALLAVMSYDRYVAVCKPLRYSTVMTQRVCVQLAIVSWISGAFVCSVDSAFTLCLPYQGQNIINHYFCEPPALLKLASADTYNAEMALFSMGVIILLAPLSLILVSYWHIISTVIQMQSEEGRLKVFSTCGSHLTVVVLYYGSGIFAYMRPNSKTMNEKDQVISVFYSVMTSMLNPIIYSLRNKDVKGALRRLVGR